A part of Saccopteryx bilineata isolate mSacBil1 chromosome 10, mSacBil1_pri_phased_curated, whole genome shotgun sequence genomic DNA contains:
- the NDUFAF3 gene encoding NADH dehydrogenase [ubiquinone] 1 alpha subcomplex assembly factor 3 encodes MAAASVLRGLYRAEPVLRRPLAELLWAPRRGHRLTPADDELYQRTRISLLQREAPHTMYIDSYSSRGFVVSGSRVFGPCALLPRSVLQWNVGSHQDITEESFSLFWMLEPRIEIVVVGTGDRTERLQSHVLRAMRQRGIAVEVQDTPNACATFNFLCHEGRVTGAALIPPPGETAVTSVAQAAVKHQELT; translated from the exons ATGGCCGCAGCCTCCGTGCTTCGCGGCCTGTACCGAGCGGAGCCCGTCCTCCGGCGTCCCCTCGCAGAGCTGCTGTG GGCCCCACGGCGAGGGCACCGACTCACGCCCGCCGACGATGAGCTGTATCAGCGGACGCGCATCTCTCTGCTGCAGCGCGAGGCCCCGCACACCATGTACATCGACAGCTACAGCAGCCGCGGCTTCGTGGTCAGCGGAAGCCGCGTGTTCGGGCCCTGCGCGCTGCTCCCGCGCTCCGTGCTGCAGTGGAAC GTAGGATCTCACCAGGACATCACAGAAGAAAGCTTCTCTCTTTTCTGGATGCTGGAGCCCCGAATAG AGATTGTTGTGGTGGGCACCGGAGACCGGACTGAGCGGCTGCAGTCCCACGTGCTGAGAGCCATGAGACAGCGGGGCATCGCTGTGGAAGTGCAGGACACG CCTAATGCTTGTGCCACTTTCAACTTCCTGTGTCATGAAGGCCGAGTGACAGGAGCTGCCCTCATCCCCCCACCTGGAGAGACTGCAGTCACATCTGTGGCCCAAGCTGCAGTGAAGCACCAGGAAC
- the DALRD3 gene encoding DALR anticodon-binding domain-containing protein 3 isoform X3 encodes MATGRLRVEETLEALNAALGPGGPVWFKETRARHLRVRDFLAPRRALQARFGDAQVPERVVHAVAGLQGPGVAPVLRCAPTPAGLALQLQRPAVFECVLGAVAAYAAPAAPATGGPRVLLHCPSLRAELCALRLSQLRAVLVADHLARALHVRGVSVNLVPAVQDPHMSTFLQQLRVDWPATSERIPTEALRCRALAELTSAGDQGVLPPDVLGSVCLKELVKGRGRTAGYDPNLDSCLVTEDLLSTLAELQAAAQHWPEDGSQDLAAAPNAATESCMVVHVVSYEEEFQQQKLDLLWWKLDDRAPLRQKHLVCGPVKAAGVPSTLTAPEYYELRHAQVCKASALKHSKDLAQDPAWTETFRVLSAATIKFEMLSKAPQSQLFLALADSFSTKGTKSGTFVMYNCARLATLFEGYKRSVEQGLYPTFPPVCSLDFSLLREEGEWLLIFNSVLPFPELLSQTAALDGTAPGLHVPARTEMLCKFLVQLSMDFSSYYNRVHILAEPRPHLFGQMFARLQLLRAVREVLHTGLAMLGLPPLTYI; translated from the exons ATGGCGACGGGGCGCCTTAGGGTGGAGGAGACTCTGGAGGCCCTCAATGCAGCCCTGGGACCTGGAGGCCCTGTGTGGTTCAAAGAGACGCGTGCCCGCCACCTGCGTGTCCGAGACTTCCTAGCGCCCCGGCGCGCGCTACAAGCACGCTTCGGGGACGCACAG GTGCCCGAACGTGTGGTCCATGCTGTGGCCGGCCTGCAAGGCCCCGGCGTGGCCCCTGTGCTGCGCTGTGCGCCAACCCCCGCGGGCCTGGCGCTCCAGCTCCAGCGGCCCGCCGTCTTCGAGTGCGTGCTCGGCGCCGTGGCCGCCTACGCCGCGCCCGCCGCGCCGGCCACGGGGGGTCCTCGCGTCCTCCTGCACTGCCCGTCGCTTCGCGCGGAACTCTGCGCGCTCCGCCTGAGCCAGCTCCGGGCCGTGCTCGTGGCCGATCACCTGGCGCGAGCCTTGCACGTTCGCGG AGTGAGTGTGAACCTAGTGCCCGCTGTGCAGGACCCGCACATGTCGACTTTCCTGCAGCAACTGCGTGTGGACTGGCCCGCTACCTCGGAGCGAATCCCCACCGAAGCCCTGAGATGCCGCGCCCTGGCAGAGTTGACCTCTGCTGGCGACCAGGGGGTCCTGCCCCCCGACGTCCTGGGCAGTGTGTGCCTGAAGGAGCTGGTAAAAGGCCGGGGACGCACAGCTGGCTACGACCCCAATCTGGACAGCTGTCTGG TGACTGAGGACCTGCTCTCTACGCTGGCTGAACTGCAGGCAGCTGCACAGCACTGGCCTGAGGACGGCTCCCAAGACCTG GCTGCAGCCCCAAATGCTGCCACAGAAAGCTGCATGGTAGTACACGTGGTGAGCTATGAGGAGGAATTCCAGCAGCAGAAGTTGGACCTGCTTTGGTGGAAGTTGGATGACCGGGCTCCTCTCAGGCAG AAGCACCTCGTGTGTGGCCCGGTGAAAGCAGCTGGTGTGCCCAGCACACTGACTGCCCCCGAGTACTACGA GCTCCGGCACGCCCAGGTGTGCAAGGCTTCAGCGCTGAAGCACAGCAAGGACCTGGCACAAG ACCCAGCCTGGACAGAAACCTTCAGGGTTCTCTCTGCGGCGACGATCAAGTTTGAGATGCTCAGCAAGGCCCCGCAGAGTCAG CTCTTCCTGGCCCTAGCTGACAGCTTCTCCACAAAGGGCACCAAGAGTGGAACCTTTGTCATGTATAATTGCGCTCGTCTTGCCACACTCTTTGAGGGTTACAAGCGTAGCGTGGAACAAGGTCTGTACCCCACTTTCCCACCTGTGTGCAGTCTGGATTTCTCACTGCTCCGTGAAGAG GGTGAGTGGTTGCTGATCTTCAACAGCGTCCTCCCCTTCCCAGAGCTACTGAGCCAGACTGCAGCGCTGGACGGCACTGCCCCGGGGTTGCACGTCCCCGCCCGCACAGAGATG TTATGCAAGTTCCTGGTACAGCTCAGCATGGACTTCAGCTCCTACTACAACCGGGTACACATCCTAGCG gAGCCTCGACCACACCTGTTTGGTCAAATGTTCGCCCGTCTGCAGCTTCTACGGGCTGTGCGTGAAGTGCTGCACACGGGCCTGGCCATGCTGGGTCTCCCCCCACTAACCTACATCTAA
- the DALRD3 gene encoding DALR anticodon-binding domain-containing protein 3 isoform X1, whose protein sequence is MATGRLRVEETLEALNAALGPGGPVWFKETRARHLRVRDFLAPRRALQARFGDAQVPERVVHAVAGLQGPGVAPVLRCAPTPAGLALQLQRPAVFECVLGAVAAYAAPAAPATGGPRVLLHCPSLRAELCALRLSQLRAVLVADHLARALHVRGVSVNLVPAVQDPHMSTFLQQLRVDWPATSERIPTEALRCRALAELTSAGDQGVLPPDVLGSVCLKELVKGRGRTAGYDPNLDSCLVTEDLLSTLAELQAAAQHWPEDGSQDLAAAPNAATESCMVVHVVSYEEEFQQQKLDLLWWKLDDRAPLRQKHLVCGPVKAAGVPSTLTAPEYYELRHAQVCKASALKHSKDLAQDPAWTETFRVLSAATIKFEMLSKAPQSQLFLALADSFSTKGTKSGTFVMYNCARLATLFEGYKRSVEQGLYPTFPPVCSLDFSLLREEVSAPPSSCAHRRLQLALPAAFSPQGEWLLIFNSVLPFPELLSQTAALDGTAPGLHVPARTEMLCKFLVQLSMDFSSYYNRVHILAEPRPHLFGQMFARLQLLRAVREVLHTGLAMLGLPPLTYI, encoded by the exons ATGGCGACGGGGCGCCTTAGGGTGGAGGAGACTCTGGAGGCCCTCAATGCAGCCCTGGGACCTGGAGGCCCTGTGTGGTTCAAAGAGACGCGTGCCCGCCACCTGCGTGTCCGAGACTTCCTAGCGCCCCGGCGCGCGCTACAAGCACGCTTCGGGGACGCACAG GTGCCCGAACGTGTGGTCCATGCTGTGGCCGGCCTGCAAGGCCCCGGCGTGGCCCCTGTGCTGCGCTGTGCGCCAACCCCCGCGGGCCTGGCGCTCCAGCTCCAGCGGCCCGCCGTCTTCGAGTGCGTGCTCGGCGCCGTGGCCGCCTACGCCGCGCCCGCCGCGCCGGCCACGGGGGGTCCTCGCGTCCTCCTGCACTGCCCGTCGCTTCGCGCGGAACTCTGCGCGCTCCGCCTGAGCCAGCTCCGGGCCGTGCTCGTGGCCGATCACCTGGCGCGAGCCTTGCACGTTCGCGG AGTGAGTGTGAACCTAGTGCCCGCTGTGCAGGACCCGCACATGTCGACTTTCCTGCAGCAACTGCGTGTGGACTGGCCCGCTACCTCGGAGCGAATCCCCACCGAAGCCCTGAGATGCCGCGCCCTGGCAGAGTTGACCTCTGCTGGCGACCAGGGGGTCCTGCCCCCCGACGTCCTGGGCAGTGTGTGCCTGAAGGAGCTGGTAAAAGGCCGGGGACGCACAGCTGGCTACGACCCCAATCTGGACAGCTGTCTGG TGACTGAGGACCTGCTCTCTACGCTGGCTGAACTGCAGGCAGCTGCACAGCACTGGCCTGAGGACGGCTCCCAAGACCTG GCTGCAGCCCCAAATGCTGCCACAGAAAGCTGCATGGTAGTACACGTGGTGAGCTATGAGGAGGAATTCCAGCAGCAGAAGTTGGACCTGCTTTGGTGGAAGTTGGATGACCGGGCTCCTCTCAGGCAG AAGCACCTCGTGTGTGGCCCGGTGAAAGCAGCTGGTGTGCCCAGCACACTGACTGCCCCCGAGTACTACGA GCTCCGGCACGCCCAGGTGTGCAAGGCTTCAGCGCTGAAGCACAGCAAGGACCTGGCACAAG ACCCAGCCTGGACAGAAACCTTCAGGGTTCTCTCTGCGGCGACGATCAAGTTTGAGATGCTCAGCAAGGCCCCGCAGAGTCAG CTCTTCCTGGCCCTAGCTGACAGCTTCTCCACAAAGGGCACCAAGAGTGGAACCTTTGTCATGTATAATTGCGCTCGTCTTGCCACACTCTTTGAGGGTTACAAGCGTAGCGTGGAACAAGGTCTGTACCCCACTTTCCCACCTGTGTGCAGTCTGGATTTCTCACTGCTCCGTGAAGAGGTGAGTGCCCCTCCCAGCAGCTGCGCCCACAGGAGGCTCCAGCTTGCCCTCCCAGCAGCTTTCTCCCCACAGGGTGAGTGGTTGCTGATCTTCAACAGCGTCCTCCCCTTCCCAGAGCTACTGAGCCAGACTGCAGCGCTGGACGGCACTGCCCCGGGGTTGCACGTCCCCGCCCGCACAGAGATG TTATGCAAGTTCCTGGTACAGCTCAGCATGGACTTCAGCTCCTACTACAACCGGGTACACATCCTAGCG gAGCCTCGACCACACCTGTTTGGTCAAATGTTCGCCCGTCTGCAGCTTCTACGGGCTGTGCGTGAAGTGCTGCACACGGGCCTGGCCATGCTGGGTCTCCCCCCACTAACCTACATCTAA
- the DALRD3 gene encoding DALR anticodon-binding domain-containing protein 3 isoform X2, with amino-acid sequence MATGRLRVEETLEALNAALGPGGPVWFKETRARHLRVRDFLAPRRALQARFGDAQVPERVVHAVAGLQGPGVAPVLRCAPTPAGLALQLQRPAVFECVLGAVAAYAAPAAPATGGPRVLLHCPSLRAELCALRLSQLRAVLVADHLARALHVRGVSVNLVPAVQDPHMSTFLQQLRVDWPATSERIPTEALRCRALAELTSAGDQGVLPPDVLGSVCLKELVKGRGRTAGYDPNLDSCLVTEDLLSTLAELQAAAQHWPEDGSQDLAAAPNAATESCMVVHVVSYEEEFQQQKLDLLWWKLDDRAPLRQKHLVCGPVKAAGVPSTLTAPEYYELRHAQVCKASALKHSKDLAQDPAWTETFRVLSAATIKFEMLSKAPQSQLFLALADSFSTKGTKSGTFVMYNCARLATLFEGYKRSVEQGLYPTFPPVCSLDFSLLREEVSAPPSSCAHRRLQLALPAAFSPQGEWLLIFNSVLPFPELLSQTAALDGTAPGLHVPARTEMLCKFLVQLSMDFSSYYNRVHILALLRAVREVLHTGLAMLGLPPLTYI; translated from the exons ATGGCGACGGGGCGCCTTAGGGTGGAGGAGACTCTGGAGGCCCTCAATGCAGCCCTGGGACCTGGAGGCCCTGTGTGGTTCAAAGAGACGCGTGCCCGCCACCTGCGTGTCCGAGACTTCCTAGCGCCCCGGCGCGCGCTACAAGCACGCTTCGGGGACGCACAG GTGCCCGAACGTGTGGTCCATGCTGTGGCCGGCCTGCAAGGCCCCGGCGTGGCCCCTGTGCTGCGCTGTGCGCCAACCCCCGCGGGCCTGGCGCTCCAGCTCCAGCGGCCCGCCGTCTTCGAGTGCGTGCTCGGCGCCGTGGCCGCCTACGCCGCGCCCGCCGCGCCGGCCACGGGGGGTCCTCGCGTCCTCCTGCACTGCCCGTCGCTTCGCGCGGAACTCTGCGCGCTCCGCCTGAGCCAGCTCCGGGCCGTGCTCGTGGCCGATCACCTGGCGCGAGCCTTGCACGTTCGCGG AGTGAGTGTGAACCTAGTGCCCGCTGTGCAGGACCCGCACATGTCGACTTTCCTGCAGCAACTGCGTGTGGACTGGCCCGCTACCTCGGAGCGAATCCCCACCGAAGCCCTGAGATGCCGCGCCCTGGCAGAGTTGACCTCTGCTGGCGACCAGGGGGTCCTGCCCCCCGACGTCCTGGGCAGTGTGTGCCTGAAGGAGCTGGTAAAAGGCCGGGGACGCACAGCTGGCTACGACCCCAATCTGGACAGCTGTCTGG TGACTGAGGACCTGCTCTCTACGCTGGCTGAACTGCAGGCAGCTGCACAGCACTGGCCTGAGGACGGCTCCCAAGACCTG GCTGCAGCCCCAAATGCTGCCACAGAAAGCTGCATGGTAGTACACGTGGTGAGCTATGAGGAGGAATTCCAGCAGCAGAAGTTGGACCTGCTTTGGTGGAAGTTGGATGACCGGGCTCCTCTCAGGCAG AAGCACCTCGTGTGTGGCCCGGTGAAAGCAGCTGGTGTGCCCAGCACACTGACTGCCCCCGAGTACTACGA GCTCCGGCACGCCCAGGTGTGCAAGGCTTCAGCGCTGAAGCACAGCAAGGACCTGGCACAAG ACCCAGCCTGGACAGAAACCTTCAGGGTTCTCTCTGCGGCGACGATCAAGTTTGAGATGCTCAGCAAGGCCCCGCAGAGTCAG CTCTTCCTGGCCCTAGCTGACAGCTTCTCCACAAAGGGCACCAAGAGTGGAACCTTTGTCATGTATAATTGCGCTCGTCTTGCCACACTCTTTGAGGGTTACAAGCGTAGCGTGGAACAAGGTCTGTACCCCACTTTCCCACCTGTGTGCAGTCTGGATTTCTCACTGCTCCGTGAAGAGGTGAGTGCCCCTCCCAGCAGCTGCGCCCACAGGAGGCTCCAGCTTGCCCTCCCAGCAGCTTTCTCCCCACAGGGTGAGTGGTTGCTGATCTTCAACAGCGTCCTCCCCTTCCCAGAGCTACTGAGCCAGACTGCAGCGCTGGACGGCACTGCCCCGGGGTTGCACGTCCCCGCCCGCACAGAGATG TTATGCAAGTTCCTGGTACAGCTCAGCATGGACTTCAGCTCCTACTACAACCGGGTACACATCCTAGCG CTTCTACGGGCTGTGCGTGAAGTGCTGCACACGGGCCTGGCCATGCTGGGTCTCCCCCCACTAACCTACATCTAA